One window from the genome of Xiphophorus hellerii strain 12219 chromosome 16, Xiphophorus_hellerii-4.1, whole genome shotgun sequence encodes:
- the tmem205 gene encoding transmembrane protein 205: protein MATEGEPTEAIKVLHLLLLAFTWGMQVWVSFIGGFALVKQVSRHTFGLVQSKLFPVYFYCLLGSNFTSLAVYAVYHPRELLDWHEGVQMLMFFVALITAGLNAQWFGPAATEVMFQMRAVEEEHGLGNQVGLGSQREDYAKLKEQDPKYRAYRKTFGRYHGLSSLCNLIGFLCVTTNLVYTALKLSTI from the exons ATGGCGACGGAGGGGGAGCCGACCGAAGCGATCAAAGTGTTGCACCTGCTGCTGCTCGCCTTCACCTGGGGCATGCAGGTGTGGGTCTCCTTCATTGGAG GTTTCGCTCTGGTGAAGCAGGTGTCGCGGCATACCTTCGGTTTGGTCCAGAGCAAGCTGTTTCCTGTCTATTTCTACTGCCTGCTGGGAAGCAACTTCACCAGCCTGGCCGTGTACGCCGTGTACCACCCCAGAGAGCTGCTGGACTGGCACGAAGGCGTGCAG ATGCTGATGTTCTTCGTGGCGCTGATAACGGCAGGCCTGAACGCCCAGTGGTTCGGCCCAGCGGCCACCGAGGTCATGTTCCAGATGAGGGCGGTGGAGGAGGAGCACGGTCTGGGGAACCAGGTGGGGCTGGGCAGCCAGAGGGAGGACTACGCCAAGCTGAAGGAGCAGGACCCAAAGTACCGGGCCTACAGGAAGACGTTTGGACGGTACCACGGCCTGTCCAGCCTCTGCAACCTCATCGGCTTCCTCTGCGTCACAACTAACCTGGTCTACACCGCTCTCAAGCTGTCCACCATTTGA